In Paenibacillus protaetiae, the genomic stretch ACGTGTTTATTTTGGATGCGGACGGCCGGTTGTTCGACTCGTCTTCGCTCGTTCAGATGGCAGGCCGGGCCGGGCGTTCCGGCGATGATCCCAAAGGTTTTGTTTATTTTTGCGCGCTGGAGCGGAGCCGTTCGCAGCTGGGGGCTGTCAAGCAAATTCGCAGCATGAACAAAACCGCCCGCTCAGCCGGGTACCTGCTTCCATAGCGTTCAAAGGCGGCTTGTGCCTAGCGGACCGGCGGCAGTCCCCGTATCCCATTTTCATGAGAGGAGCAAAGTTAACTTGAACCTTTACGCGATAAGCCGTTACGGGCAAGCAGCCTTGTCGCTTTTGCAGCCCTCGGCTTCAAACTGTTTATTTTGCGGCAAAGGCATGAGCCGCGGCCGGGCCGGCGGAACGCCATCATGGCTTCCTTCTTCCTTTACGCGTTTGGTATGCGCCAGCTGCCTGGCGGCCATTCCATGGCTAATCCGCATACAATGTGCAGTATGCGGCAGAAATGTCTCCTGTCCGGATTGTCGGAGGCGCGAGGCCCATTTTGTGTGCAATCGCAGCGCAGTCGGGTATGACGAACGGATGCGGAGCTGGCTTGCTTTATACAAATACAGAGGAAATGAGCAGCTTGAACCGCTTTTTGTCGATATGCTGATGATGCCGCTGCGTATGATGGCCCGGCAGCTGCGGGAAGAGCTGGATAAGCGGCACGGGACGAAGCCTGATTCATGGAACAACAAGCTGCTCGGCCGCCGCCGGCAGCTGCCTTGGGATGCGATTGCCTATGTGCCGGTCAGCGATGAGCGCGCCGAGGAAAGAGGTTTTAATCAGGCGGAACGCTTTGCCGGCGGCATTGCCGGCCGTACGGGGCTGCCGGTTGTCGATTTGCTCGTCCGGACGCGGCACAGCGGCAAGCAAAGCTTTAAAACAAGGGGAGAGCGGATCGCCAACACAAAGCAGCTTTTTGCGCTGGCCCCGGGGGCGATTGAGGCGCTAAGGAATCTGCGGAAGCCGCCCGGGCCGGAACAGCTGCTGAGCCCTGTCCGCCTGCTGCTTATTGACGATATTTACACGACCGGCAGCACTGTAGAGGCTTGCTCCGCTGCCATCCGGCTGCATACACCGTTTCCGGTTGCCATTTATTCGCTTACTTGGGCCCGTTCCTAAACAAATAGCGGCCATATGCCGATAATATAATGAAAACCATCTGTATTTCCGCTACAATAACGGTACGCCCAGTTTAAACGGAAGAGGAGCCATTGTGATGATGAATTTGGAAAATTGCCCTCGATGCGGCCGGCTTTTTGCCAAAAACTTTAGAGATGTCTGTCCGAATTGCATTCGGGAGATTGATAAGCAATACGAGACTTGCGCCAATTATTTAAGAGAGAACCGCGGAGCTACTATTGTAGAACTGTCCGAGGCGGTTGACGTCTCCATCCGGCAAATTACAAAATTTATTCGGGAAGGCCGGATTTCTTTGATGAACGCGCCTAACCTTTCTTATCCGTGCGAAGTGTGCGGAACGCTTATCCGCGAAAGCCACATTTGCGACAATTGCCGTAAAAGGCTGGAAAAAGATATTAACAGCTTGCATAAGCAGCAGTCTGAGGCCGGACGCAGCCACCAGGAGTCTATTCACGCCTATCGGATTAAAGAAGATAAGTAGCAAATCCATGCAATGTCCAGCTGTTCTATAAATATTCATTTCTGTCAGGCCGATAATACATGTAAAGGTTATCGGTTTTTTTATTGCTATAGAAGTTGAGGTGATGAGGTTGAAAATTAATGAAACGCAGCGCATAAGCGCAATAAATCGCTACCAGAAGCAAAATGAGGCTCGAACGGCAGAGAGCGGCCGCAAAAAGCAGACGGATAAAGTACAGATTTCGACGGAAGCCAAGGAGATGCTTTTGACCAGCCAAATGAACGGCGCAGAACGGGCTTCGCGAGTAGCGGAGCTGAAAAAAGAAGTGTCGACGGGGACCTACCAGGTGGATGCCGGCGCCATTGCAGAAAAGCTGCTCCCGTACTTGAAGCGGCCATAATTCCAATCGGAGGGACACAGCTTGACGACACCGGTAAGCGAGATTATCGACATTTTAAAGCAGCAGGCCGATTTATACGATACGATGCTTGGTTTGGAAAAGGAGAAGACGCCTGCCATTATTCGCAATGACATGAATGAGCTGAATGCGATTACCGCCAAAGAACGGAAATGGACGATAGAAGCCCAGCGTCTGGAGCAGGAACGGCTCCGGCTTACCGCAGGGATTGTCGTTCAGAACGGCTTATCGCGCGTTCGTGCGGGCGTGCTCTCCAACCTGATCAAGGTTGTAACGGATGCCAAAGAAAAGCAGGAGCTGACGGAGCTTCATCACCGTTTGCGGGAGACTCTTCAGGAGCTGAAGCTGGTGAACGAGAATAATAAGCAGATGATGGAGATGTCGCTTGATTTTATCCGTTTTTCGCTGGATTTGCTTGTCGAGGATCCTAACGAAAACGTCGTTTATCAGCATCCGCTGAATCGTACGGCACCAGGGCCCGGCATGGGAATATTCAATAAGCGCTATTAATAAGTGAAAGCGGGGGAATTCATGTGACATCCACATTCCATGGCATTGAAACATCGAAACGAAGCTTGACGACGCAGCTCGCTGCTATTAATACAACCGGCCATAACATTGCCAATGCCAAAACAGAAGGGTATTCCAGGCAGCGGGTCAACATGACGGAAGCGATCTCTTATGATGCATACGGCATGAACCGCACAACGATGGCCGGACAGCTCGGCGAAGGGGTTGAGGCGGCCTCCATTACCCGGATCCGTGAAAACTATTTGGACAAGCAATACCGTGACCAAAATACGCTGAACGGCTCCTGGACGGTACAAGCGAACAATTTGAGCCAATTGGAAGATATTATCGGCGAACCGTCCGATAAAGGGCTAAGCTCGCAAATTCAAAACTTTTTCAAATCATGGTCCGACTTGGCGGCCAATCCGGAAAGCGCAAGCAACCGGACCATTGTGGCGGAATATGCGCAGACGCTGGCGCAGACGTTTAACCAGATGAGCAGCCAGATCACAACTTTGCAAAGCAGCGTAACCGATCAGATTCAGACGGCTGCTTCGGACATCAACTCCATGGCGCAGTCCATCGCTACCTTAAATACACAAATCAAAAAACTCGAAACGAACGGCAATGACGCGAATGATTTGCGTGACCAGCGCGATCTGCTTGTAGATCAGCTGGCCCGCCAGGGCAATATTACGGTGGCCGATACGTCGGACGGCTATGAAATTGATTTTGCCGGTTCCAATCTTGTAACAGGCGATAAAGTATCCGAAGTGACGGCTGACAGCTTGGGAAGCGCATTTGCGAAAGGCGACTTGTCCGGCGGAGAAGTCCAAGGCTTGTTCGTATCCCGCGACGTCAATCTGCAAGGGTTTTTGAACGACCTGGACAACCTTGCGAATACGCTGGCCAACGGCGATGTTGAGGTTACGCTGCCTGCCGGCTCTACCTATCAAGGGGCTACGCTTGCTGCAGATACTAAAGTGACGGTAAAAGGCATCAACGGCCTTCACCAGCTCGGCTTTACTTTCGATAATCCGGCGCAGCCGGGAGCAGCTATATTTACCTCGAGCGCGCCAAACGGGGTCATTACAGCGGCTTCCATCCAGCTGAATACGGTGATCAAAAACGATCCGTCCAAAATTGCCACCTCGCTCAGCGCAGCAGCCGATCCCGTAACCGGCGATTTGACGGCGATGAAAGGAAACAATGGCCTAGCGCTTCTCGTGGCCGATTTGAGCGACGGCAAATTTGCTTTTGGCGGCACGACTCCAGTCACGATTGGCGATTATTACGGATCTTCCGTAAGCGGAGTGGGTGTTAAGAGTAAAGATGCGCAGCGCCAAATGGCAACGACCGATTCCATGCTGGCTTCCGTAGACGCGACCCGCCAGGGCGTAAGCGGCGTATCGCTGGATGAGGAAGCGGGCAATCTGATCGTGTTCCAGCAGGCGTATAGCGCGGCTTCGCGTTTCATGACGACGCTTGATCAAATGCTTGATAAGCTGATCAACGGAACGGGCGTTGTTGGCCTGTAAGCCGGTTAGTTCCTTAACGAATTTTGCGGGAGAGGGGTTTTAACACGTATGGCAATTCGTATGACCAATGGCATCATGCAAACGCAGCTGATGAGCAATTTGAATAAAAACATGAATCGTTTAAGCAATTTGCAAAACCAGTCGTCTTCGGGCGTCCGGCTGACAAAACCTTCGGATGATCCGTCCGGGGTTGCTTATGCGCTTCGTTACCGCTCGGATTTGTCTTATAACGACCAGTATCAGACGAACACGAATAGTGCGCTGTCGTGGATGGACATGACCGATTCCACGCTGGGGGAAGCGGGAGATATCGTGAAGCGGATTAAAGAGCTGGCTGTTCAAGGCTCGAACGGCACTAACGATGCAACGGCTCTTGGCGCCATTCAAAAAGAAATGGACCAGCTGAAAAACCAGCTTATTGATATCGGCAACTCCAAGCTGAACGGCAAATATATTTTTAACGGCGAAAATTTCACAAATAAACCGTACGATACGTCAGATCCTTCCTTTAACGCGTCCGCAGTGACGACAAATGCGTCGGAAGTCAAATATACGATCAGCTCGGGCGTTACGATCCCGGTCAATATTTCGGGCAACGATTTATTTGGCCCTGCAGGAGCATCGGATAATCTGTTCTCCATTATTGATAACATTACCGCCGCGCTCGGGAGCAATAAGCCGGAGGATGTATCCAGCCAGCTGACCAATATTGATAGCGCTGCTGAACGCATCTCCAACGCCCGTTCATTAAACGGCGCCAGAACGAACCGGATCGAATTGATGCAATCCAGGCTGAAAAACCTGGAGCTGAACTTGAACAGCATGCAATCCGATGTGGAAGACGCGGACATGGAGCAGGTGCTGATTGACGCCACGACGGCTCAAACGGTGTATGAAGCCTCTCTATCGGTCGGCTCCAAAATTTTATCCACCAGTTTGATTGACTTTATCCGCTAACGATGAAGCTGCCATACGTGGATATCCATTCGCAAAATGCGGTTATCGGCCTTCATACAGAGCCCGGGAAGTTTCAAATCCGCCAAGGAAAAGCGCAGCTTAACTTGGCAACGGTACCGGCCAAGCTGGATATTCACTCCACGCCGCCTGTGGTGCTGGTGGATCAGTCCAGATTAAGGGCGGCAATGAATGGCGGCTCCATGAGCGAGATGAATCACCGCATTTATTCGCAGCTTCCGGGTCTGGTTCAGCAAGGCATCCGCAATACAAACGCCAAATGGGAGCAAATCGGCAATCTTCATGACGGCGACAGTCATCCCATTGCAACGGTGGCGAAGCAGGAAATGTTCAGGGAACGAACCCCGATTCGGGTTACGGCAGAGCCTTCCTCGGATAATGTATCTTTTCAAGCTGTTCTGAAAAAACCGGAAGTCCATTACAT encodes the following:
- a CDS encoding ComF family protein, whose protein sequence is MCNRSAVGYDERMRSWLALYKYRGNEQLEPLFVDMLMMPLRMMARQLREELDKRHGTKPDSWNNKLLGRRRQLPWDAIAYVPVSDERAEERGFNQAERFAGGIAGRTGLPVVDLLVRTRHSGKQSFKTRGERIANTKQLFALAPGAIEALRNLRKPPGPEQLLSPVRLLLIDDIYTTGSTVEACSAAIRLHTPFPVAIYSLTWARS
- a CDS encoding helicase-related protein yields the protein MVQTEPMALLLRKELNLELIAAVHSQDPDRADKVQQFRRRELRILVTTTILERGVTVPQSDVFILDADGRLFDSSSLVQMAGRAGRSGDDPKGFVYFCALERSRSQLGAVKQIRSMNKTARSAGYLLP
- the flgK gene encoding flagellar hook-associated protein FlgK; the protein is MTSTFHGIETSKRSLTTQLAAINTTGHNIANAKTEGYSRQRVNMTEAISYDAYGMNRTTMAGQLGEGVEAASITRIRENYLDKQYRDQNTLNGSWTVQANNLSQLEDIIGEPSDKGLSSQIQNFFKSWSDLAANPESASNRTIVAEYAQTLAQTFNQMSSQITTLQSSVTDQIQTAASDINSMAQSIATLNTQIKKLETNGNDANDLRDQRDLLVDQLARQGNITVADTSDGYEIDFAGSNLVTGDKVSEVTADSLGSAFAKGDLSGGEVQGLFVSRDVNLQGFLNDLDNLANTLANGDVEVTLPAGSTYQGATLAADTKVTVKGINGLHQLGFTFDNPAQPGAAIFTSSAPNGVITAASIQLNTVIKNDPSKIATSLSAAADPVTGDLTAMKGNNGLALLVADLSDGKFAFGGTTPVTIGDYYGSSVSGVGVKSKDAQRQMATTDSMLASVDATRQGVSGVSLDEEAGNLIVFQQAYSAASRFMTTLDQMLDKLINGTGVVGL
- a CDS encoding flagellar protein FlgN, coding for MTTPVSEIIDILKQQADLYDTMLGLEKEKTPAIIRNDMNELNAITAKERKWTIEAQRLEQERLRLTAGIVVQNGLSRVRAGVLSNLIKVVTDAKEKQELTELHHRLRETLQELKLVNENNKQMMEMSLDFIRFSLDLLVEDPNENVVYQHPLNRTAPGPGMGIFNKRY
- the flgL gene encoding flagellar hook-associated protein FlgL; this encodes MAIRMTNGIMQTQLMSNLNKNMNRLSNLQNQSSSGVRLTKPSDDPSGVAYALRYRSDLSYNDQYQTNTNSALSWMDMTDSTLGEAGDIVKRIKELAVQGSNGTNDATALGAIQKEMDQLKNQLIDIGNSKLNGKYIFNGENFTNKPYDTSDPSFNASAVTTNASEVKYTISSGVTIPVNISGNDLFGPAGASDNLFSIIDNITAALGSNKPEDVSSQLTNIDSAAERISNARSLNGARTNRIELMQSRLKNLELNLNSMQSDVEDADMEQVLIDATTAQTVYEASLSVGSKILSTSLIDFIR
- a CDS encoding DUF6470 family protein, whose translation is MDIHSQNAVIGLHTEPGKFQIRQGKAQLNLATVPAKLDIHSTPPVVLVDQSRLRAAMNGGSMSEMNHRIYSQLPGLVQQGIRNTNAKWEQIGNLHDGDSHPIATVAKQEMFRERTPIRVTAEPSSDNVSFQAVLKKPEVHYIPGGIEGGASVTPPQISYQRGGVQTYMKQTPSVTVEVKNLDLTI
- the flgM gene encoding flagellar biosynthesis anti-sigma factor FlgM; this translates as MRLKINETQRISAINRYQKQNEARTAESGRKKQTDKVQISTEAKEMLLTSQMNGAERASRVAELKKEVSTGTYQVDAGAIAEKLLPYLKRP
- a CDS encoding TIGR03826 family flagellar region protein codes for the protein MNLENCPRCGRLFAKNFRDVCPNCIREIDKQYETCANYLRENRGATIVELSEAVDVSIRQITKFIREGRISLMNAPNLSYPCEVCGTLIRESHICDNCRKRLEKDINSLHKQQSEAGRSHQESIHAYRIKEDK